Proteins encoded by one window of Candidatus Zixiibacteriota bacterium:
- a CDS encoding YigZ family protein, producing EFHDATHNCYAYKVGFGHEPVFRSSDNGEPSGTAGRSILEALDKYDLIDTTIVVTRYYGGIKLGTGGLSRAYRDTALAVIECAGIMSRYITKRLKFVFEHQFTNVVLRTLSSDVCSIVESQFTDVGTVICDIRELSVDQIRQTLISATNARIEIQELA from the coding sequence GGAATTTCATGATGCTACGCATAATTGCTATGCGTACAAAGTCGGGTTTGGCCACGAACCCGTATTTAGAAGTTCGGATAACGGCGAACCGTCAGGCACTGCAGGCAGGTCGATCCTCGAGGCACTTGACAAGTATGATCTGATCGATACGACTATAGTCGTCACCCGATATTATGGCGGAATCAAGCTCGGTACGGGCGGGTTGAGTCGCGCCTACCGTGATACTGCACTGGCTGTGATCGAATGCGCCGGCATCATGTCCAGGTACATCACGAAACGGCTGAAGTTTGTCTTCGAACATCAATTCACGAATGTTGTTTTGCGAACACTCTCTTCAGATGTATGCAGCATTGTCGAGAGCCAGTTTACGGATGTCGGCACGGTGATTTGCGATATCCGCGAACTTTCGGTAGACCAAATTAGGCAGACGCTCATTTCGGCCACGAATGCTCGGATAGAGATTCAGGAACTCGCCTGA
- a CDS encoding deoxyhypusine synthase family protein, giving the protein MFENKVKAISVKPRKSVSQLLADMSRTGFQGKSLARTVEVIEKMVKDKKTSIMLGYAGSLSTTGQWKIINWFLEQGFVDILVSTGANISEDIVEAMGLSYYQGHHVTDNVKAFKEGYNRYYDVFGKEKDYMKMTTLIADFMVTLDEAHGYSSREFLNLFGKWLLKKKVNSIVATAAKMKVPVFSPAIIDSPYGDAALVAKSQKFSLILDGVKDYTEFMELAQQVNDTAVIYIGGGVPKDFIQLFAVTSDLLYTDRKVPGRKGGVQRPGDSDETYYPHRYAVQITTDSPQWGGLSGCTFEEAVTWGKERLDGEFVQCYCDATIALPIISHALAERVKSKRKGNRLADRFA; this is encoded by the coding sequence ATGTTCGAGAACAAAGTTAAAGCGATAAGCGTCAAGCCCAGGAAATCTGTGTCACAACTACTTGCCGACATGTCGAGAACCGGATTCCAGGGCAAGAGCCTTGCAAGAACGGTTGAAGTAATAGAGAAGATGGTCAAGGACAAGAAAACATCGATAATGCTCGGCTACGCTGGATCGCTTTCGACAACAGGCCAGTGGAAAATCATCAATTGGTTTCTCGAGCAGGGCTTTGTCGATATTCTTGTCTCTACCGGTGCGAACATCTCCGAGGACATTGTTGAAGCAATGGGATTGTCCTACTATCAGGGACATCACGTTACCGATAATGTGAAGGCATTCAAGGAAGGCTATAACAGATATTACGACGTGTTCGGCAAAGAGAAGGACTACATGAAAATGACCACTCTGATAGCCGATTTCATGGTGACGCTCGATGAAGCTCATGGATACTCGTCGCGTGAATTCCTGAATCTGTTCGGAAAGTGGCTCCTGAAGAAGAAGGTCAACAGCATAGTGGCTACAGCCGCAAAAATGAAGGTGCCGGTATTCAGTCCGGCAATAATCGACAGCCCGTATGGTGATGCCGCCCTCGTCGCGAAGAGTCAGAAGTTCAGCCTTATTCTTGACGGAGTCAAAGACTACACAGAATTTATGGAACTTGCACAGCAGGTTAATGATACAGCTGTAATCTATATAGGTGGTGGCGTACCGAAAGACTTCATCCAGCTATTCGCCGTGACCTCAGATCTTCTGTACACAGACAGGAAAGTGCCGGGGCGTAAAGGCGGCGTCCAGCGTCCGGGCGACAGCGATGAGACATATTACCCACACAGATATGCAGTCCAGATCACGACTGACTCGCCTCAATGGGGGGGTCTGTCCGGATGCACCTTCGAAGAAGCAGTCACATGGGGTAAGGAACGGCTGGATGGTGAATTCGTTCAGTGTTACTGCGATGCGACAATCGCTCTGCCGATAATATCCCATGCATTGGCTGAAAGGGTCAAGTCGAAGCGCAAAGGCAATCGACTTGCCGACCGGTTCGCCTAA
- a CDS encoding sigma-70 family RNA polymerase sigma factor: MSIQMVTHENLDERELVQRAATGDRSAFKAIVDCFGARVINLANRITRNKMDAEDIAQDVFVEVYRNVGNFRGDSSLSTWILRIAHNRSLNYLRDKRPSNTVSLDTAKGQDDLPLLNGLPGKESDIPDRALEIERNRSILYDAIAELPEKIAKPFTLHKLDGMAYDEIARFLGISLSAVESRIHRAKIRLQKDLAKRLKR; encoded by the coding sequence ATGTCTATACAAATGGTGACTCACGAAAATCTGGACGAGCGCGAACTTGTCCAACGGGCAGCCACAGGCGATAGATCCGCATTCAAGGCAATCGTAGACTGTTTCGGAGCCAGGGTTATCAACCTCGCAAACAGGATCACCCGCAACAAAATGGATGCGGAAGACATTGCGCAGGATGTTTTTGTCGAGGTTTACCGCAATGTCGGCAATTTTCGAGGAGATTCTTCACTGTCGACATGGATACTCCGCATAGCACACAATCGATCGCTCAACTACCTTCGCGACAAGAGACCATCGAACACGGTATCTCTCGACACCGCCAAAGGGCAAGATGATCTCCCCCTGCTGAATGGGCTTCCGGGGAAGGAGTCTGATATTCCTGACCGCGCGCTGGAGATTGAGCGGAATCGGTCAATTCTTTACGATGCGATAGCCGAGCTTCCGGAAAAGATTGCTAAGCCGTTCACACTACACAAGCTGGATGGCATGGCATACGACGAGATTGCACGTTTCCTCGGAATATCGCTGTCGGCGGTCGAATCACGGATTCACAGGGCGAAGATTCGTCTCCAGAAGGACCTTGCAAAGAGATTAAAGAGATGA
- a CDS encoding zf-HC2 domain-containing protein, whose product MTNCKLIERNLIDFLDGNLSPELMKQMSEHIESCPACRELAQSFASVWKSADQPDEIELPSRFWASIQSDIDEIDSRRESKSIFGRIIPILQPIAAAAAVVVVVLLGNSFGKVPATVSQSTSEAVGLWDEYELDAFDQFPSGSMVDLYFNTDIGVGDQS is encoded by the coding sequence GTGACAAACTGTAAGCTCATAGAAAGAAATCTGATCGACTTTCTGGACGGGAATTTGAGTCCGGAATTGATGAAGCAGATGTCCGAGCATATCGAATCCTGCCCGGCCTGCCGAGAGCTTGCGCAGAGCTTCGCTTCTGTCTGGAAAAGCGCCGATCAGCCCGATGAGATTGAACTTCCTTCCAGATTCTGGGCGTCGATTCAGTCGGATATTGATGAGATCGATTCGAGGCGGGAGAGTAAGTCAATTTTCGGGAGAATCATTCCTATTTTGCAGCCGATCGCAGCCGCCGCGGCGGTGGTTGTCGTCGTTCTTCTCGGGAACAGCTTTGGAAAGGTTCCTGCTACGGTTTCACAGAGCACTTCAGAAGCTGTTGGCCTTTGGGACGAATATGAACTTGATGCTTTTGATCAATTTCCGAGCGGGTCGATGGTTGATCTCTATTTCAACACGGATATAGGCGTGGGGGATCAGTCATGA